The following coding sequences are from one Candidatus Thermokryptus mobilis window:
- a CDS encoding undecaprenyl-phosphate glucose phosphotransferase, with protein MLKTLEKIIVLCIDVLMLVLSWVIYYFIRVESGLFQYYTKPEFLLPMFVITVYWLILFWFFGLYQSWYAKSRLDELITIFKTVTFGVLALFFAIFIDDISTNSPANSRLLILIYWFIVLSFVSVGRLSVRTFQRKLLEAGIGARNTIIVGFNEKGREIFDLILKYPALGYKVVGFVRTDKRKGGEYKGVKVLGTADKINEIIRENEVKEVIFALESSEHDKLLELIGKCKEDVNFKIVPDLYDAISGQARTNQIYGFPLIEIMPEIMQPWERVVKRLIDIVVSLIVLGLGLPLWVLIAILIKIDSRGPVIYKQERVGKDGKIFTLYKFRSMYENAEALTGPTWATKNDPRVTRVGKILRKLHLDEIPQFINVLKGDMSLIGPRPERPVFVEKLSKEIPLYRRRLKVKPGITGWAQVKYKYDESIEDVKKKLQYDLFYIENMSLRMDLKIIAYTILHILSGKGQT; from the coding sequence ATGTTAAAAACGCTTGAAAAAATAATTGTTTTGTGCATTGATGTTTTGATGCTTGTGTTGAGCTGGGTGATCTATTATTTCATCAGGGTTGAAAGTGGTCTGTTTCAATATTACACTAAACCGGAATTTCTTCTACCAATGTTTGTCATAACCGTTTACTGGCTCATTTTGTTTTGGTTTTTCGGGCTTTACCAATCTTGGTATGCTAAATCACGGCTTGATGAGCTTATAACCATTTTTAAAACCGTCACATTTGGTGTTTTAGCGTTGTTTTTCGCCATCTTTATTGATGATATATCAACGAATTCACCAGCGAATTCAAGATTGTTGATATTGATCTATTGGTTCATTGTGCTTTCATTTGTTTCTGTCGGGAGGTTAAGCGTTAGAACATTTCAAAGGAAACTTCTTGAAGCAGGAATAGGTGCAAGGAATACAATTATCGTGGGGTTCAATGAGAAGGGTAGGGAGATTTTTGATCTAATTTTGAAATATCCGGCACTTGGCTATAAGGTTGTCGGTTTCGTGAGGACAGATAAAAGGAAGGGGGGTGAATATAAGGGTGTTAAGGTTCTTGGCACTGCTGATAAGATAAACGAGATAATAAGGGAGAACGAGGTTAAAGAGGTGATTTTCGCGCTTGAATCAAGCGAACATGACAAATTGCTTGAATTAATTGGGAAGTGTAAGGAGGATGTTAATTTTAAAATAGTTCCCGACCTTTACGACGCAATAAGCGGACAGGCACGAACGAATCAGATCTATGGTTTCCCGTTGATTGAGATAATGCCTGAGATAATGCAACCATGGGAGAGGGTTGTAAAAAGGTTGATTGATATAGTTGTTTCTTTGATCGTTCTCGGTCTTGGTTTGCCTTTGTGGGTTTTGATTGCGATTTTGATCAAAATTGATTCTCGTGGACCTGTGATATACAAGCAGGAAAGGGTTGGGAAGGACGGGAAGATATTTACATTGTATAAGTTCCGTTCTATGTATGAGAATGCGGAAGCGCTTACTGGTCCAACTTGGGCAACAAAAAATGATCCAAGGGTTACGCGCGTTGGAAAAATTTTGAGGAAACTTCATCTTGATGAAATCCCACAATTTATAAATGTTTTAAAGGGAGATATGAGCTTAATTGGACCGAGACCTGAAAGACCTGTTTTTGTAGAGAAGCTTTCAAAGGAGATCCCCCTTTACAGGAGAAGGTTGAAAGTTAAGCCTGGCATCACTGGTTGGGCTCAGGTCAAGTATAAATACGATGAATCAATTGAGGATGTAAAGAAAAAACTGCAATATGATCTTTTTTACATTGAGAATATGTCGCTTCGTATGGATTTGAAGATCATTGCTTACACAATTTTGCATATTCTTTCTGGCAAAGGTCAAACTTAA
- a CDS encoding glycosyltransferase family 4 protein, with the protein MRILYVVTSAGFGGASMHVLQLMRYFTTQGFEIGLVSAPEPRLLREAEKLGVRLFVNPYFVRRLHIFNDIRAFVPVKKAIKEFSPDIIHAHSTKAGLIARFWSAVLNVKPIIFTAHGWAFTEGREYWKRFLLAQIEKLAGYVTDKIICVSEFDRKLALKFKVAREDKLVVIHNGVDPNEFFKISRDYRKSSNEVIVTFVGRLAPPKDLLLLIDAIKLVPEIKLQIVGDGELRQQVEGYIFKNGLRDRVILLGERFDIPKILAESDIFVLPSRWEGLPLTIIEAMMSGLPVVATRVGGIPELVDDGVNGYLVPSRDVNALAKAIRKLVSDVELRERMGKAGREKAIEKFTLDKMLSKIAQVYEDVLIKRKKIPQYVKNA; encoded by the coding sequence GTGCGGATACTTTATGTTGTGACATCTGCTGGATTCGGTGGAGCTTCAATGCATGTTTTGCAGTTGATGAGATATTTCACTACGCAAGGTTTTGAAATTGGTTTGGTCTCGGCTCCAGAGCCGAGGTTATTAAGGGAGGCTGAGAAACTTGGTGTAAGGTTATTTGTGAACCCATATTTTGTGCGACGGCTTCATATTTTTAATGATATTAGAGCTTTTGTGCCCGTTAAAAAAGCGATAAAAGAATTTTCGCCCGATATAATTCACGCGCACAGCACCAAGGCGGGTTTAATTGCACGGTTCTGGTCGGCTGTTTTAAATGTTAAGCCGATAATTTTCACAGCTCACGGATGGGCATTTACAGAGGGCAGGGAATACTGGAAGAGATTTCTGTTGGCGCAAATTGAGAAGTTAGCTGGATATGTCACCGATAAAATTATCTGTGTTTCTGAATTTGATAGGAAACTTGCATTAAAGTTTAAGGTTGCTAGGGAGGACAAACTTGTTGTAATACATAACGGAGTTGATCCTAATGAATTTTTTAAAATTTCAAGGGATTATCGCAAATCTTCCAATGAGGTGATTGTTACATTTGTGGGTCGACTTGCTCCACCCAAGGATTTACTTTTGCTTATTGATGCAATTAAGTTAGTTCCAGAGATAAAGCTTCAAATTGTTGGTGATGGTGAATTGCGTCAACAAGTTGAAGGATATATCTTTAAGAACGGATTGAGAGATAGAGTTATTTTACTTGGTGAAAGGTTTGACATCCCCAAAATACTTGCTGAAAGTGATATCTTTGTTTTGCCTTCCAGGTGGGAGGGTTTACCTTTGACAATTATTGAAGCGATGATGTCGGGTTTGCCAGTTGTTGCAACTCGTGTAGGTGGGATACCTGAACTTGTTGACGATGGAGTTAATGGTTATCTTGTCCCATCAAGGGATGTGAATGCACTTGCCAAGGCGATAAGGAAACTTGTTTCCGATGTTGAGTTGCGTGAACGCATGGGGAAAGCTGGGCGGGAAAAAGCAATTGAAAAATTTACACTTGATAAAATGTTATCAAAGATTGCCCAAGTATATGAGGATGTTCTGATTAAAAGAAAGAAAATTCCTCAATATGTTAAAAACGCTTGA
- a CDS encoding O-antigen ligase family protein, which yields MNYYGMWILMFIAGFLWLVLTRREANAGLMFLWGLEFEPAPVDFVFFGSWLKRIIKGDVKWSNNPLFYLLFVYILLNLVQIPLSISLQRAGFFALVTVYTISFAFYFSGYIKDYDTWNEVKRFYLIAVIISAMVLAVMILLLYLQGRLGRPAGFFKDPNVAGAFISTGALFAMTRILFGKREEIGKYLLMFLFLLISVVLTFSRGSFLNLLSGIGVIGLISIFVRRSKRFFIVLSIAVVIGLISVPFLLETFRQSFRFRGLQWYDIYGRAMAWRAGIEMLKNYPLGVGPGQFEIYSIDYQKSVGGPMLRLTPSAHSLYLRVLTENGLLGFGIFLVGLSVAIVFGIFELFRSLKSNEAKFQDIAWLLSSLVGILVQSFVIDTLHWRHFWIILGFMFGLVKLKNKTS from the coding sequence GTGAACTATTATGGTATGTGGATTTTAATGTTTATTGCTGGTTTTTTGTGGCTTGTCCTGACCAGGCGTGAGGCGAACGCTGGATTAATGTTCCTTTGGGGACTTGAATTTGAACCAGCACCTGTTGATTTCGTTTTTTTTGGCTCGTGGTTGAAAAGGATAATAAAAGGTGATGTCAAGTGGAGTAATAATCCATTATTTTATCTTTTGTTTGTTTATATTTTGCTTAACTTGGTGCAAATTCCGTTAAGCATTTCTTTACAGCGTGCTGGGTTTTTTGCCCTTGTTACAGTTTATACGATATCGTTTGCTTTTTATTTTTCGGGGTATATCAAGGATTATGATACTTGGAATGAGGTTAAAAGATTTTATCTTATTGCGGTTATAATTTCGGCTATGGTTTTGGCGGTTATGATTTTACTATTATACCTTCAGGGGCGACTTGGAAGACCAGCTGGTTTTTTTAAGGACCCAAATGTTGCGGGTGCGTTTATATCAACGGGCGCTTTATTCGCAATGACGAGAATTTTATTTGGCAAGAGAGAAGAAATCGGTAAATATCTTTTAATGTTTTTGTTTCTTTTAATTTCAGTTGTCTTGACATTTTCACGCGGTTCATTTTTAAATCTTTTAAGCGGTATTGGTGTCATTGGTTTGATTTCAATTTTTGTGAGACGAAGCAAGAGATTTTTTATTGTGCTTTCAATTGCGGTTGTTATCGGCTTAATTTCCGTTCCATTTTTGCTTGAAACATTTAGACAAAGTTTTAGGTTTAGAGGATTACAATGGTATGACATTTACGGGAGGGCGATGGCATGGAGAGCGGGCATTGAAATGCTAAAAAACTACCCACTTGGTGTTGGTCCAGGACAATTTGAGATTTATTCAATTGATTATCAAAAGTCGGTTGGCGGACCGATGTTGAGGTTAACTCCGTCAGCGCATAGTTTATATTTGAGGGTTTTAACTGAGAACGGATTGCTTGGATTTGGAATTTTTTTGGTTGGGTTGAGCGTGGCGATTGTTTTTGGAATCTTTGAACTTTTTAGAAGTTTAAAATCAAATGAAGCAAAATTTCAGGATATAGCTTGGCTTTTGAGCTCTTTGGTTGGGATTTTGGTTCAAAGTTTTGTAATAGATACGCTTCATTGGCGACATTTTTGGATAATTTTGGGTTTCATGTTTGGTCTTGTGAAACTGAAAAATAAAACGAGTTAA
- a CDS encoding DegT/DnrJ/EryC1/StrS family aminotransferase translates to MEIPIFTPVRQYLNLKEEIDAVIQKVLSRGDFILGEEVKEFEQKVAQYLGVKHAIGVASGTDALQIALMAIGLKPGDEVITTPFTFVATAETVVLLGGKPVYVDIDERTYNIEPKLIEERITEKTKAIIPVHLYGQPAEMEKILDIARRYNLYVIEDSAQAFGAEYKGRKVCTFGDISCISFFPTKNLGAFGDAGMVVTNNDDLAEKIRMIRVHGSRMRYHHELLGVNSRLDTLQAGILLVKLKYVDEWNERRSEIANRYSNALKDIDSIVTPYAEPYNKHIYHQYTIRTNRRDELIEFLRGRGIQTAVHYPIPLHLQKAFSYFGYKEGDFPIAEKCSREVLSLPMFPELRDDEIDYVVESIVDFFKSKN, encoded by the coding sequence ATGGAGATACCGATTTTCACACCGGTGAGGCAGTATCTGAATTTGAAAGAAGAAATTGATGCTGTAATTCAAAAAGTTTTGAGCAGGGGTGATTTTATACTTGGTGAGGAGGTTAAGGAATTTGAGCAGAAAGTTGCGCAGTATCTTGGTGTTAAACATGCTATAGGTGTTGCCTCCGGGACGGACGCTCTTCAAATTGCGTTAATGGCTATTGGTTTAAAGCCGGGGGATGAAGTTATAACGACGCCTTTCACATTTGTGGCAACAGCTGAAACGGTTGTTCTACTTGGCGGAAAGCCCGTCTATGTTGATATTGATGAGCGAACATATAACATAGAGCCAAAACTTATTGAGGAGAGGATAACTGAAAAGACGAAGGCGATAATTCCAGTTCACCTTTATGGTCAGCCCGCAGAGATGGAGAAAATTCTTGACATAGCCAGAAGATACAATCTTTATGTGATTGAGGACTCGGCTCAGGCGTTTGGAGCCGAGTACAAGGGCAGAAAGGTTTGCACTTTTGGCGACATATCCTGCATTAGTTTCTTCCCGACGAAAAATCTCGGTGCTTTTGGCGATGCTGGTATGGTGGTCACTAATAATGATGACTTAGCGGAGAAGATAAGGATGATTCGCGTCCACGGGTCAAGGATGAGATATCACCACGAGCTACTTGGGGTCAATAGCCGACTTGACACTTTGCAGGCGGGGATCTTGCTTGTGAAGTTAAAATATGTTGATGAGTGGAACGAGAGAAGATCTGAGATCGCAAATAGATATTCAAATGCGTTAAAGGACATTGATTCAATTGTTACTCCTTACGCTGAGCCGTATAATAAGCATATTTATCATCAATACACTATAAGGACAAACAGAAGGGATGAGTTGATTGAATTTTTGAGGGGGAGAGGGATTCAAACAGCGGTTCATTACCCGATCCCGCTTCATCTTCAAAAGGCGTTTTCTTATTTTGGTTATAAAGAGGGTGACTTCCCTATCGCTGAAAAATGCTCACGGGAGGTGCTATCTTTGCCGATGTTTCCCGAGTTAAGGGATGATGAGATTGATTATGTAGTTGAAAGTATCGTTGATTTTTTCAAAAGTAAAAATTGA